In the genome of Prevotella sp. HUN102, one region contains:
- a CDS encoding TolC family protein, which produces MKFIYSIILFSGVSLASFAQSTLSLQRCRELALANNRQLKISKLTADIAENVHKAAKTKYLPRVSGLAGYEHFTREVSLLSDRQKEALSNLGTNSIGQIGGQIGETITGLAQQGIITPDVAQQLGQMFGNLTTPLVQAGNNIGQSVRDAFRSNSRNTYATGVMITQPIYMGGAIKAANDIATIGEDIAQNTIALKQQTVLYAVDNAYWLTVSLKKKERLALQYRNLIQKFSDNVQKMYKEGVATKADGLKVDVKLNTADLQIAQLQNGIALSKMALCELCGLELDGELLLEDEQTDALAANEPIDYDVRDTTFNGRPEVRLLQNAVDISRQNNKLIRSLYLPHVALTAGYTVSNPNLFNGFEQKFKDVWNIGVIVHVPIWRWNESKYRLRAAKTATRIAEMELGDVRNKIQLEVEQHRFRLKNANKQLATANKNMVAAEENLRCANVGFKEGVMTITDVMGAQTAWMQAKTAIVDAEIAVRTAQVGLRKALGLMN; this is translated from the coding sequence ATGAAGTTCATATATTCTATAATATTGTTTTCCGGTGTGTCTTTGGCATCCTTTGCCCAGAGCACGCTCTCATTGCAACGGTGCAGGGAACTGGCATTGGCAAACAACCGTCAGTTGAAAATCTCAAAATTGACGGCCGATATTGCCGAGAATGTCCACAAAGCGGCAAAGACTAAATACTTGCCGAGAGTGAGCGGACTGGCAGGTTATGAGCATTTTACACGAGAAGTGTCGTTGCTCAGCGACCGTCAGAAAGAGGCTTTGTCGAATCTCGGCACCAATTCCATCGGGCAGATAGGAGGACAGATAGGGGAGACTATTACAGGCTTGGCGCAGCAAGGCATCATCACGCCCGACGTTGCGCAGCAGTTGGGACAGATGTTCGGCAATCTTACCACGCCGCTTGTGCAGGCTGGCAACAACATCGGGCAGTCCGTCCGTGATGCTTTCCGTTCAAATTCCCGGAATACTTATGCGACAGGCGTGATGATAACACAACCTATTTATATGGGTGGGGCGATTAAAGCTGCGAACGATATTGCCACGATAGGCGAGGATATTGCACAAAATACTATTGCGCTGAAGCAACAAACCGTGCTTTACGCAGTAGACAATGCCTATTGGCTGACCGTTTCTCTGAAAAAGAAAGAACGATTGGCACTGCAATATAGGAATCTGATACAGAAATTCAGCGACAACGTGCAGAAAATGTATAAAGAAGGCGTGGCAACGAAAGCCGACGGACTGAAAGTCGATGTGAAACTGAACACGGCCGACTTGCAGATTGCGCAGCTTCAGAACGGAATTGCACTTTCTAAGATGGCTCTTTGCGAGCTTTGCGGGCTTGAGCTTGACGGCGAATTGCTGCTCGAAGACGAACAGACGGACGCTTTGGCAGCGAACGAACCGATAGATTATGATGTTCGGGACACCACATTCAACGGTCGTCCGGAAGTCCGTTTGCTGCAAAATGCAGTTGATATCAGCAGGCAGAACAACAAACTTATCCGTTCGCTCTATCTTCCCCACGTGGCTCTCACGGCCGGATATACGGTGTCGAATCCGAATCTCTTCAATGGTTTTGAACAGAAATTCAAGGATGTGTGGAACATTGGTGTGATTGTCCACGTGCCTATCTGGCGTTGGAACGAAAGCAAATACCGACTACGGGCGGCCAAAACGGCGACGCGCATTGCCGAAATGGAACTTGGCGACGTGCGTAACAAAATACAACTGGAGGTGGAACAACATCGTTTCCGATTGAAAAATGCCAACAAACAGCTTGCAACTGCCAATAAAAATATGGTTGCCGCAGAGGAAAATCTCCGTTGTGCCAACGTAGGATTCAAGGAAGGGGTAATGACAATAACCGATGTTATGGGCGCACAGACAGCGTGGATGCAGGCTAAGACCGCCATCGTTGATGCTGAAATAGCAGTGCGCACGGCACAGGTGGGATTGCGAAAAGCCCTTGGTTTGATGAATTAA
- a CDS encoding cytochrome d ubiquinol oxidase subunit II produces the protein MTYEFLQHYWWFLIAVLGALLVFLMFVQGANSMIFQLGKTDIERRLVVNSTGRKWEFTFTTLVTFGGAFFASFPLFYSTSFGSAYWVWLAILFTFIIQAVSYEFQNKAGNLFGAKTFQTCLIINGILGPLLIGGAVATFFTGSNFIVEKGNIADEIPTVISHWANGSRGLDVLLNPWVVIFGLAVVFLARVLGTLYINNNVDDKEIRSRVRPQLIVNTVLFLVFFLTFFVRTLVSDGFAVTESGEVVMEPMKYLNNLLDMWYLALILLVGVLLLLYGIVRTVLQKDYIKGIWPAGIGVVLVVIVLFLIVGYNNTAYYPSTADLQSSLTLQNSCSSEFTLTAMFYASLLIPFVLAYIFYAWRSIDAKKLDREELESDDHAY, from the coding sequence ATGACATACGAATTTTTGCAACATTACTGGTGGTTCCTCATTGCAGTCTTAGGAGCCTTGTTGGTGTTCCTGATGTTTGTTCAGGGCGCAAACTCAATGATATTCCAGTTGGGTAAAACCGACATTGAGCGTCGTCTCGTTGTCAATTCCACGGGACGCAAATGGGAGTTTACCTTTACCACACTCGTTACCTTCGGAGGCGCATTCTTTGCATCCTTCCCATTGTTTTACAGTACCAGTTTCGGCAGTGCCTACTGGGTTTGGCTTGCCATCCTCTTCACGTTCATCATTCAGGCCGTGAGCTATGAGTTCCAGAACAAGGCTGGCAACCTGTTCGGCGCAAAGACATTCCAGACCTGCCTGATTATCAACGGCATCCTCGGTCCGTTGCTCATCGGTGGAGCCGTTGCAACCTTCTTCACTGGTTCCAACTTCATCGTAGAGAAAGGTAACATTGCCGACGAGATTCCTACTGTAATCTCGCATTGGGCAAACGGTTCCCGTGGTCTCGACGTGCTGCTCAATCCTTGGGTAGTTATCTTCGGTTTGGCAGTTGTGTTCCTTGCCCGCGTGCTCGGCACACTCTATATTAATAATAATGTGGACGACAAGGAAATCCGTTCCCGCGTGCGTCCTCAGCTCATCGTGAACACCGTGCTCTTCCTCGTCTTCTTCCTTACATTCTTTGTGCGCACCCTCGTCAGCGACGGTTTCGCAGTAACGGAGTCGGGAGAAGTAGTGATGGAACCGATGAAGTATCTCAACAACCTGCTCGATATGTGGTATCTTGCCCTCATTCTTCTCGTCGGCGTGCTGCTTCTGCTCTACGGCATCGTGCGCACCGTCCTTCAGAAAGACTATATCAAGGGCATCTGGCCTGCCGGCATCGGTGTTGTACTGGTGGTAATCGTGCTTTTCCTCATCGTGGGTTACAACAACACGGCTTACTATCCGTCTACGGCCGACCTCCAGAGTTCGCTTACGCTTCAGAACAGTTGTTCAAGCGAGTTCACGCTCACGGCAATGTTCTATGCGAGCCTTCTCATCCCATTCGTTCTCGCCTACATTTTCTACGCTTGGCGCAGCATCGATGCAAAGAAGCTCGACCGTGAGGAACTGGAAAGCGACGACCACGCATACTAA
- a CDS encoding cytochrome ubiquinol oxidase subunit I, whose protein sequence is MENLLLAIDPDVVNWSRAQFALTAIYHWLFVPLTLGLAVIMGIMETCYYRTGKEFWKKTAQFWQKLFGINFAMGVATGIILEFQFGTNWSNYSWFVGDIFGAPLAIEGILAFFMESTFVAVMFFGWKKVSKGFHLASTWLTGLGATISAWWILVANAWMQYPIGCEFNPDTMRNEMTSFVDVALSPMAVNKFFHTVTSSWVLGATFCVGVCCWYLLKKRHVEFAKKSLKVGAVVGLFASLLAAFTGDESAYQVAQHQPMKLAAMEALYEGGKDQSLTGIALVNPFEQPDYMNEKEPSMRIAVPNALSFLATRDLHGFVPGVKDIINGYTKDDGTVEPPLTEKIERGKAAIAALKAYRGGEKTAENENTLKENMKYFGYGYIKNAEQTVPFIPINFWTFRIMVGLGCLFILVFAVILFFLYKKDIAQPRWLQQIGLSLIPLGYIASVSGWLVAEFGRQPWTIQDMLPTWAAVSDVASNGVALTFFLFLFLFTAMLAVEISIMCKQIKKGPTL, encoded by the coding sequence ATGGAAAATCTATTATTAGCCATCGACCCAGATGTAGTGAACTGGTCGCGCGCTCAGTTTGCCCTTACAGCCATCTATCACTGGCTGTTCGTGCCTCTGACGCTCGGACTTGCGGTCATTATGGGTATTATGGAAACGTGCTATTACCGCACGGGGAAAGAGTTTTGGAAGAAAACTGCCCAGTTCTGGCAGAAGCTCTTCGGTATCAACTTCGCAATGGGTGTTGCCACAGGTATCATCCTTGAGTTCCAGTTCGGCACAAACTGGAGCAACTATTCTTGGTTTGTGGGCGACATCTTCGGTGCGCCACTCGCCATTGAGGGTATTTTGGCCTTCTTTATGGAGTCTACCTTCGTGGCAGTAATGTTCTTCGGATGGAAAAAAGTGAGCAAGGGATTCCATCTTGCCTCCACTTGGCTTACCGGCCTCGGTGCTACTATCTCTGCGTGGTGGATTCTTGTTGCCAATGCTTGGATGCAGTATCCAATCGGATGCGAGTTCAATCCTGACACGATGCGCAACGAGATGACCTCTTTCGTGGACGTTGCACTCAGCCCGATGGCAGTAAACAAGTTCTTCCACACGGTAACATCTTCTTGGGTACTCGGCGCAACGTTCTGCGTGGGCGTTTGCTGTTGGTATCTGCTGAAGAAACGCCACGTGGAATTTGCAAAGAAAAGTCTTAAAGTAGGCGCAGTTGTTGGCCTTTTCGCCTCCTTGCTCGCAGCCTTTACCGGCGACGAGTCGGCTTATCAGGTTGCACAGCATCAGCCAATGAAGCTCGCTGCAATGGAAGCTCTCTATGAAGGTGGCAAGGATCAGTCTCTTACAGGCATTGCACTCGTGAATCCGTTCGAGCAACCTGACTATATGAACGAGAAGGAACCCTCAATGCGAATCGCCGTTCCCAATGCACTCTCGTTCCTTGCAACACGCGACCTCCACGGATTTGTGCCCGGCGTGAAGGATATTATCAATGGTTACACCAAGGATGACGGCACCGTTGAGCCTCCTCTTACCGAGAAAATAGAGCGTGGTAAGGCTGCCATCGCCGCCCTGAAGGCTTATCGTGGCGGCGAAAAGACTGCTGAAAACGAGAACACGCTGAAGGAAAATATGAAATACTTCGGCTATGGCTACATCAAGAATGCCGAGCAGACCGTTCCTTTCATACCCATCAACTTCTGGACATTCCGCATAATGGTAGGTCTCGGCTGCCTATTCATCCTCGTATTTGCCGTGATTCTCTTCTTCCTCTACAAGAAAGACATCGCACAACCACGCTGGTTGCAGCAAATCGGACTTTCCCTCATACCTCTGGGCTACATTGCCAGCGTGAGCGGATGGCTTGTGGCAGAGTTCGGACGTCAGCCTTGGACCATTCAGGATATGCTCCCTACTTGGGCAGCCGTCAGCGATGTTGCAAGCAACGGCGTAGCACTCACATTCTTCTTATTCCTATTCCTCTTCACAGCAATGCTCGCAGTTGAAATCAGCATTATGTGCAAGCAAATCAAGAAAGGGCCAACACTATGA
- a CDS encoding HXXEE domain-containing protein codes for MMNLELIMILLPIVFMVHEYEEIIMFKRWLGQNRNELKRRFPRFEQFLASRGYFDYSTATFAIGTAHEFILISVVSFCAVWFDAYQWWFAAFAGHSIHLMVHLAQWAVYRKYIPVIITTILTLPYCIYAFAEFAKASILSPTQMCLWAAIGVVLMVLSLLSALFLMDKFQKWQNKH; via the coding sequence ATGATGAATTTAGAACTGATAATGATACTTCTCCCCATTGTATTTATGGTTCACGAATACGAGGAGATTATTATGTTCAAACGGTGGCTTGGGCAGAATAGGAATGAACTGAAAAGGCGTTTTCCGAGATTCGAGCAGTTTCTTGCAAGCAGGGGATATTTTGATTATTCAACAGCTACATTTGCCATAGGAACAGCCCACGAGTTCATTCTGATTTCCGTTGTTTCTTTCTGTGCCGTATGGTTCGATGCTTATCAATGGTGGTTCGCAGCATTTGCAGGCCATTCCATACACCTTATGGTGCATCTTGCACAATGGGCAGTCTATCGAAAGTACATACCTGTCATCATTACCACAATCCTGACATTGCCTTATTGCATCTATGCCTTTGCAGAATTTGCAAAAGCCTCTATTCTATCTCCTACGCAGATGTGTTTATGGGCAGCAATCGGCGTTGTTCTTATGGTGCTTAGCCTGCTCTCTGCATTGTTCCTTATGGACAAGTTTCAAAAGTGGCAGAATAAACATTGA
- a CDS encoding DUF4492 domain-containing protein, with amino-acid sequence MKKSGFFYRAFDLYYEGFKNMTLGKTLWTVIIIKLLIMFCFLKPFLFPNHIKQNAAKGQEDKFVATEMLERDGNGK; translated from the coding sequence ATGAAAAAATCGGGTTTCTTTTATCGAGCTTTCGATTTATACTATGAGGGTTTTAAGAATATGACCCTTGGCAAGACGCTGTGGACTGTCATTATCATCAAGCTCCTGATAATGTTCTGTTTTCTCAAGCCTTTCTTGTTTCCAAACCACATAAAGCAGAATGCGGCGAAAGGACAAGAAGATAAATTCGTGGCAACGGAAATGCTGGAGAGAGACGGAAACGGCAAATGA
- a CDS encoding acyl-CoA carboxylase subunit beta, protein MSKQTEKIKELVAKREQARLGGGEKAIEKQHARGKYTARERIEMLVDKGSFEEYDMFKLHRCHNFGMEKKQFYGDGVVAGSATIDGRLVYVYAQDFTVNGGSLSETMAQKICKIMDMAMTNGAPVICMNDSGGARIQEGITSLAGYAEIFERNILASGVVPQISSILGPCAGGAVYSPALTDFIIMKEETSYMFLTGPKVVKTVTGEDIDAEGLGGASVHATKSGVTGFTAKTEEEAMEIIKTLLSYIPSNNREEAPRVECTDPIDRKEDLLNEIIPDDPNQAYDMYKVIKAVTDNGDFFEIQPKFAKNIITGFARFNGQSVGIVANQPSAYAGVLDANASRKGARFVRFCDAFNIPIVSLVDVPGFLPGTGQEYNAVILHGAQLLYAYGEATVPKITITLRKSYGGSHIVMGCKQLRSDLNYAWPSAEIAVMGASGAVAVLCGKEAKQVKDEGGDVKAFLAEKEEEYTEKFANPYEAAQYGYIDDVIEPRNTRFRICRGLAQLAHKKQNLPAKKHGCMPM, encoded by the coding sequence ATGAGTAAGCAAACTGAAAAAATCAAAGAGCTCGTAGCAAAAAGAGAGCAAGCTCGCTTGGGTGGTGGCGAAAAAGCTATCGAAAAGCAGCACGCTCGTGGTAAATATACTGCTCGTGAGCGCATCGAAATGTTGGTGGACAAAGGTAGTTTTGAGGAATATGATATGTTCAAACTCCACCGTTGCCACAACTTCGGAATGGAAAAGAAGCAGTTCTACGGCGATGGTGTCGTAGCCGGTTCGGCAACAATCGACGGCCGTCTGGTCTATGTATATGCACAGGACTTTACCGTTAATGGTGGTTCGCTCTCTGAAACGATGGCTCAGAAGATTTGCAAGATTATGGATATGGCTATGACAAACGGCGCACCCGTAATCTGTATGAACGACTCCGGTGGTGCCCGCATTCAGGAAGGTATTACTTCTCTGGCCGGTTATGCTGAAATTTTCGAGCGCAACATTCTCGCTTCAGGTGTGGTTCCGCAGATTTCAAGCATCCTCGGTCCGTGTGCCGGTGGTGCTGTTTACTCTCCCGCCCTCACGGACTTCATCATTATGAAGGAAGAAACAAGTTATATGTTCCTCACAGGTCCGAAGGTTGTTAAGACTGTAACGGGCGAAGACATCGACGCTGAGGGTCTCGGAGGTGCAAGCGTACACGCTACAAAAAGCGGTGTTACCGGTTTCACGGCTAAGACGGAGGAAGAGGCAATGGAAATCATCAAGACTTTGCTCTCCTATATTCCTTCAAACAACCGTGAGGAAGCTCCACGTGTTGAATGTACTGACCCTATCGACCGAAAGGAAGACTTGCTGAACGAAATCATTCCTGACGATCCTAATCAGGCATACGATATGTATAAGGTAATCAAGGCCGTAACCGACAACGGAGATTTCTTTGAGATTCAGCCTAAATTTGCCAAGAACATCATTACCGGTTTCGCCCGTTTCAACGGTCAGAGCGTGGGTATCGTGGCCAATCAGCCGTCAGCTTACGCAGGCGTGCTCGATGCAAATGCAAGCCGTAAGGGTGCTCGTTTCGTTCGTTTCTGCGATGCTTTCAACATTCCAATCGTGTCGCTTGTAGACGTTCCGGGCTTCTTGCCGGGCACAGGTCAGGAATACAACGCCGTGATTCTCCACGGAGCGCAGTTGCTCTACGCTTACGGAGAAGCCACCGTTCCAAAGATTACCATCACACTTCGCAAGAGCTACGGTGGTTCTCATATCGTTATGGGCTGCAAGCAGTTGCGTTCCGACCTCAACTATGCATGGCCGAGTGCCGAAATCGCAGTTATGGGTGCGTCGGGTGCCGTTGCTGTGCTCTGTGGTAAGGAAGCAAAGCAGGTCAAGGATGAAGGCGGCGACGTCAAGGCATTCCTCGCTGAGAAGGAAGAAGAGTACACAGAGAAGTTCGCCAATCCGTATGAAGCAGCACAGTATGGCTACATCGACGACGTAATCGAACCTCGCAACACTCGTTT
- a CDS encoding ABC transporter permease — translation MSNKPKDNNTNAASFSQQGREEKGLRGLTSLFVSVCYIWWLEMKNTVKDEGLLLFFILVPLGYPLLYSWVYNNEVVREVPVAIVDLSNSKTSRNFIRQFDASPDTKAAYRCTSMSEAQILIQEQKANGILYFPEDFERRIYRGEQAHLSIYCDMSLMLTYKAILLSAQTVSLAMNSEIQKPKTGSFTVREEELNTHPMEIDEQPIFNTTVGYGNSLLPGVLILIIQQTLLLGIGLSAGTARENNRYQDLVPISKHHNGIFKIVLGKSLCYFMIYCVITAYVTLAVPHFFSFTALAQPSDLIGLMVPYLLSVIFFGMTVSCLVRYRENVMLLVVFTSIPFLFLTGISWPQSNIPGIWQGFSWLIPSTFGVRGFLRISSMGATLQEVRTEYIALWIQTLVYFFITCLVYRYQIISARKHALARTSSIQEKIRKERSERHKHSGDNV, via the coding sequence ATGTCGAACAAACCAAAAGACAACAACACCAATGCAGCTTCATTCTCCCAACAGGGAAGAGAAGAAAAAGGACTTCGGGGACTTACATCGCTTTTCGTTTCCGTCTGCTATATCTGGTGGCTTGAAATGAAGAATACCGTTAAGGACGAAGGCTTGCTTCTGTTCTTCATTTTGGTGCCGCTCGGCTATCCCTTGCTCTATTCTTGGGTCTATAATAACGAAGTGGTGCGCGAAGTTCCCGTTGCCATTGTGGATCTGTCAAATTCCAAGACCTCCCGGAACTTCATCCGTCAGTTCGACGCGTCGCCCGACACAAAGGCTGCCTATCGCTGCACTTCTATGTCGGAAGCGCAGATTCTCATACAGGAACAGAAGGCAAACGGCATTCTTTACTTCCCCGAAGACTTTGAACGCAGAATCTATCGTGGCGAACAGGCACATCTGAGCATCTACTGCGATATGAGTCTGATGCTTACCTATAAAGCCATCCTCCTGTCGGCGCAGACGGTATCGCTTGCAATGAACAGCGAGATTCAGAAACCGAAAACCGGCAGCTTTACTGTTCGCGAGGAAGAACTCAATACCCATCCGATGGAAATAGACGAGCAACCAATCTTCAATACCACCGTCGGTTACGGAAACTCGCTTCTTCCCGGTGTGTTGATTCTCATTATCCAGCAGACGCTCCTTCTCGGAATCGGTCTTTCAGCCGGTACGGCGCGCGAAAACAACCGTTATCAGGACCTCGTGCCCATCAGCAAGCATCACAACGGAATCTTCAAAATCGTATTGGGAAAGTCCCTTTGCTATTTTATGATCTATTGTGTAATCACAGCCTATGTAACGCTTGCCGTGCCGCACTTCTTCAGTTTCACGGCTCTTGCCCAACCTTCGGACCTCATCGGACTGATGGTGCCCTATCTGCTTTCCGTCATCTTTTTCGGAATGACCGTCTCCTGTCTCGTCCGTTATCGTGAGAACGTGATGCTGCTCGTAGTCTTTACCTCCATACCCTTCCTTTTCCTAACCGGAATCAGTTGGCCGCAGAGCAATATTCCCGGCATTTGGCAAGGCTTCAGTTGGCTCATTCCCTCTACGTTCGGCGTGCGTGGGTTCCTCCGAATCTCCTCAATGGGAGCCACCTTGCAGGAAGTTCGCACCGAATACATCGCCCTTTGGATTCAGACCCTTGTCTATTTCTTCATCACTTGCCTTGTTTATCGCTATCAGATTATCAGTGCGCGCAAGCACGCTCTGGCACGAACAAGCAGCATTCAGGAGAAAATCAGAAAAGAACGCAGCGAGCGACACAAGCATTCCGGAGATAATGTATAA
- a CDS encoding HlyD family secretion protein yields the protein MSAKTQHNSILLTILGFVFVVVLVSVIGYFTLERTEEVIQGEVEVSEYRVSCKLPGRVTEIRVKEGDFVHKGDVLAVLEIPEANAQEKVLEATANATEALSDLAEAPTRQETVEGAYQIYQQAVTANEIAEKTYGRLNRLFEEGVVSAQKRDEAEAAYKTTKAAVEATRSQWELAKNGARKETKRAAQKQAQAARSAVDVVRSVLKETTQYATADGEVSTIYPKEGELVGFGSPIMSIAMVDDVWGTFNIREDQLKGMKVGSIIKAFVPAFNKSIDMKVTAIKDQGSYAVWKATKTTGQYDLKTFQVKAKPVNKVDGLKPGMSLVIK from the coding sequence ATGTCTGCAAAAACTCAACATAACAGTATTCTCCTAACAATTTTAGGATTCGTTTTCGTAGTAGTCCTTGTGTCTGTAATAGGTTATTTCACGCTCGAGCGTACTGAAGAAGTCATACAGGGAGAGGTGGAAGTAAGTGAATACAGAGTCTCGTGCAAGTTGCCGGGACGTGTAACCGAAATCCGTGTAAAGGAAGGCGACTTTGTTCATAAGGGCGACGTGCTTGCCGTACTTGAAATTCCGGAGGCAAATGCACAGGAAAAAGTGCTCGAAGCTACGGCAAATGCCACCGAGGCATTGAGCGATTTGGCAGAAGCACCGACTCGTCAGGAAACCGTTGAGGGTGCATATCAGATTTATCAACAAGCTGTTACGGCTAATGAAATCGCAGAAAAGACCTACGGTCGCCTGAACAGACTCTTTGAAGAAGGAGTTGTTTCAGCACAGAAGCGCGATGAAGCTGAGGCTGCCTACAAGACAACAAAGGCAGCAGTTGAAGCCACCCGTTCGCAATGGGAACTGGCAAAGAACGGTGCCCGTAAGGAAACCAAACGTGCGGCGCAGAAGCAGGCACAGGCAGCCCGCTCGGCAGTCGATGTTGTTCGTTCGGTATTGAAGGAAACAACGCAGTATGCCACAGCCGACGGCGAAGTATCAACGATTTACCCAAAGGAAGGTGAACTCGTGGGTTTCGGTAGCCCGATTATGAGCATTGCAATGGTAGACGACGTCTGGGGCACGTTCAATATCCGTGAAGATCAGCTCAAGGGAATGAAAGTGGGCAGCATTATCAAGGCTTTCGTGCCGGCTTTCAACAAGAGTATTGATATGAAAGTAACAGCCATTAAGGACCAAGGTTCGTATGCTGTATGGAAAGCTACGAAGACCACCGGTCAGTACGATCTCAAGACCTTTCAGGTAAAGGCTAAACCAGTAAATAAGGTAGACGGATTGAAGCCGGGAATGTCCTTGGTAATAAAGTAA
- a CDS encoding ABC transporter permease: protein MFKRKKDTNGQSQAPSLRARVGGALLRLFAVASREVAQLIHTPIYLFCMIVFPLLIIFFFTSLMQEGQPVNLPCGVVDNDNSTTTRALIRNLDSFQSTEVVAHYPNVNEARKAIQRNEIYAFLYIPEGTTAKLIAKRQPKISFYYSNVTLVAGSMLFKDLKTVSTLGGAAVGSAKLQMLGKTSEEIKTFLQPIALDMHLVGNPLLSYNIYLTTIMVPGILVLFIFLITVYSIGTELKFGRGKEWLEMSGNNIFIALSGKLLPQFLIFMTIFLGYEWYVYGYLNFPHPGGASKILLLGFLTVLSSQGFGTFMFGLMPSLRMSMSICSLWAVVGFSLCGATFPVFAMHPMLESFAQLIPLRHYYMVYQITVFNGYPLINAWWNVVALAAFALLPILTARNMKKAMLEYVYIP, encoded by the coding sequence ATGTTCAAGAGGAAAAAAGACACCAACGGACAATCACAAGCCCCCTCCCTGCGTGCAAGAGTGGGCGGAGCGTTGTTGCGTCTCTTTGCTGTCGCCTCCCGAGAGGTCGCCCAACTCATCCATACGCCGATTTATCTCTTTTGTATGATTGTTTTTCCTTTGCTCATCATTTTCTTCTTTACCTCATTGATGCAGGAAGGACAGCCCGTAAATTTGCCTTGCGGCGTGGTTGATAACGATAATTCCACTACTACCCGTGCGCTTATCCGGAATCTTGATTCCTTTCAAAGCACCGAGGTTGTGGCTCATTATCCCAACGTGAACGAGGCACGCAAAGCCATTCAGCGCAATGAAATCTATGCTTTCCTCTATATTCCCGAAGGCACGACGGCGAAACTCATTGCAAAGCGACAGCCGAAAATCTCCTTTTATTATAGTAATGTAACGCTCGTGGCAGGCTCGATGCTTTTCAAAGACCTTAAAACCGTGTCCACACTTGGTGGTGCAGCCGTCGGTTCTGCCAAATTACAGATGCTCGGAAAAACGTCGGAAGAAATCAAAACGTTCCTCCAACCCATTGCGCTTGATATGCACTTGGTGGGCAATCCGTTGTTGAGCTACAACATTTATCTTACTACGATTATGGTGCCGGGTATTCTTGTGCTCTTCATATTCCTGATTACGGTTTACAGTATCGGCACGGAACTGAAGTTCGGACGCGGAAAAGAATGGCTGGAAATGTCGGGAAACAACATCTTCATAGCCCTTTCAGGCAAATTGCTGCCTCAATTCCTCATTTTTATGACTATCTTTCTGGGCTACGAATGGTATGTTTACGGCTATCTGAACTTTCCCCATCCCGGTGGAGCATCAAAAATACTGCTCCTCGGCTTCCTTACCGTTCTTTCCTCACAAGGTTTCGGCACTTTTATGTTCGGGCTGATGCCCTCGCTGCGTATGTCAATGAGTATCTGCTCGTTGTGGGCTGTCGTCGGCTTTTCACTTTGTGGTGCCACCTTTCCGGTGTTCGCAATGCACCCGATGCTCGAATCTTTTGCCCAACTTATCCCACTCCGGCATTACTATATGGTGTATCAGATTACCGTTTTCAACGGCTATCCACTTATTAATGCGTGGTGGAACGTGGTGGCACTCGCAGCTTTCGCCCTCTTACCGATACTGACGGCACGGAATATGAAAAAAGCAATGCTCGAATACGTTTATATACCGTAG
- a CDS encoding DNA alkylation repair protein gives MKIDNILNKIRQIEHGFQHIIDGTDEILSAYSNEQSFNLALELFKHEAYQARMLATTILGRLAATNDEALGFLKEQVSIDENWRVQEMLAKAFDGVCKHRGYEMSLPLIKEWMNSDNPNVVRAVTEGLRIWTSRPFFKENPSVAIALISKHKAHESEYLRKSVGNALRDISKKHAELIRKEVQQWDLNNPKVLFTYKLAAKLLK, from the coding sequence ATGAAGATAGACAACATACTGAACAAGATACGGCAGATAGAACACGGTTTTCAGCACATTATTGATGGAACTGATGAAATTCTTTCTGCATACTCAAACGAACAATCTTTTAATCTTGCTCTTGAACTGTTCAAGCACGAAGCCTATCAGGCACGAATGCTGGCTACAACGATATTAGGCAGATTGGCAGCAACGAATGACGAAGCCCTTGGTTTTCTAAAAGAACAAGTAAGCATAGATGAAAACTGGCGTGTACAGGAAATGCTCGCAAAGGCTTTTGATGGAGTTTGCAAGCACAGGGGATATGAAATGTCTTTACCTCTCATTAAAGAATGGATGAATAGCGACAATCCGAATGTTGTCCGTGCCGTAACAGAAGGGTTGAGAATTTGGACAAGCCGTCCATTCTTCAAAGAAAACCCATCAGTTGCCATTGCTCTGATCAGCAAACATAAGGCACACGAAAGTGAGTATCTCCGTAAATCCGTTGGAAATGCTTTGAGAGACATAAGCAAGAAGCACGCAGAATTAATACGGAAGGAAGTACAGCAATGGGATTTGAATAATCCAAAAGTTCTTTTTACCTACAAACTTGCAGCAAAGTTGCTGAAATAA